In Mastacembelus armatus chromosome 5, fMasArm1.2, whole genome shotgun sequence, a single genomic region encodes these proteins:
- the tead3b gene encoding TEA domain family member 3 b isoform X4, giving the protein MDGDAEGVWSPDIEQSFQEALAIYPPCGRRKIILSDEGKMYGRNELIARYIKLRTGKTRTRKQVSSHLQVLARRKSREIQSKLKAMNLDQASKDKALQNMAALSSAQIVSPSMIKNHLPPLPPAPYQSARFWPPPIPGQPGPSQELVLDLNPGRTPGLDRTSHAIKPFAQPPYPSLSGPVPQSIPSYEPLAPPPGPTATAVPVWQDRTIASSKLRMLEYSAFMEVQRDPDNYSKHLFVHIGQTNPSYSDPLLEAVDIRQIYDKFPEKKGGLKELYEKGPQNAFFLVKFWADLNSSGMQDGPGSFYGVSSQYSSIENMTITVSTKVCSFGKQVVEKVETEYARLEGGKCVYRIHRSPMCEYMINFIHKLKHLPEKYMMNSVLENFTILQVVTNRDTQETLLCIAFVFEVSTSEHGAQYHVYRLVKD; this is encoded by the exons ATGGACGGGGATGCGGAGGGCGTGTGGAGCCCAGATATCGAGCAGAGCTTCCAGGAGGCCCTCGCCATCTACCCTCCCTGTGGCAGGAGAAAAATCATCCTGTCAGATGAGGGAAAGATGTATG GTCGCAATGAATTGATAGCAAGGTACATCAAGCTGAGGACAGGCAAAACCCGCACAAGAAAACAG GTTTCTAGCCACTTGCAGGTTCTCGCCCGAAGAAAATCTCGCGAGATCCAGTCAAAGCTAAAG GCGATGAATTTG GATCAGGCGTCTAAAGACAAAGCCCTGCAGAACATGGCAGCACTGTCATCTGCACAAATCGTCTCCCCGAGTATGATAAAAAATCACCTTCCACCACTGCCTCCTGCACCCTACCAGTCAGCCAGA TTCTGGCCTCCACCAATCCCAGGACAGCCTGGACCCTCTCAGGA GCTGGTTCTAGATCTCAACCCGGGAAGGACTCCTGGGCTTGACCGCACCAGCCATGC TATCAAACCATTTGCACAGCCACCATACCCAAGCCTATCAGGTCCTGTTCCACAGTCCATACCAA gttaTGAGCCCTTGGCACCTCCTCCTGGACCAACTGCTACTGCAGTGCCAGTATGGCAGGACCGGACTATTGCCTCCTCTAAGTTGCGGATGCTGGAGTACTCAGCCTTCATGGAGGTCCAGAGAGACCCAGACAAT TACAGCAAACATCTGTTTGTCCACATTGGACAGACCAACCCTTCCTACAGCGACCCGCTCCTCGAGGCTGTGGACATTCGGCAGATCTACGATAAGTTCCCTGAGAAGAAGGGCGGCCTCAAAGAGCTTTATGAGAAAGGCCCTCAGAATGCTTTCTTCCTAGTTAAATTCTGG GCGGACCTGAACAGTAGTGGCATGCAGGATGGGCCTGGTTCTTTCTATGGCGTCAGCAGCCAGTACAGCAGCATTGAGAACATGACGATCACTGTTTCAACCAAAGTCTGCTCATTCGGCAAACAGGTTGTCGAGAAAGTAGAG ACAGAATATGCCCGTCTGGAGGGAGGAAAGTGTGTTTACAGGATCCATCGCTCTCCCATGTGCGAGTACATGATCAACTTTATCCACAAACTAAAACACTTGcctgaaaaatacatgatgAACAGTGTTCTTGAAAACTTCACTATTTTACAG GTGGTGACAAACCGCGACACCCAGGAGACCTTGCTCTGTATAGCATTTGTTTTTGAGGTTTCAACAAGTGAACATGGAGCTCAGTATCATGTCTACAGACTTGTTAAAGACTAA
- the tead3b gene encoding TEA domain family member 3 b isoform X7, whose product MDGDAEGVWSPDIEQSFQEALAIYPPCGRRKIILSDEGKMYGRNELIARYIKLRTGKTRTRKQVSSHIQVLARKKVREYQASIKDQASKDKALQNMAALSSAQIVSPSMIKNHLPPLPPAPYQSARFWPPPIPGQPGPSQELVLDLNPGRTPGLDRTSHAIKPFAQPPYPSLSGPVPQSIPSYEPLAPPPGPTATAVPVWQDRTIASSKLRMLEYSAFMEVQRDPDNYSKHLFVHIGQTNPSYSDPLLEAVDIRQIYDKFPEKKGGLKELYEKGPQNAFFLVKFWADLNSSGMQDGPGSFYGVSSQYSSIENMTITVSTKVCSFGKQVVEKVETEYARLEGGKCVYRIHRSPMCEYMINFIHKLKHLPEKYMMNSVLENFTILQVVTNRDTQETLLCIAFVFEVSTSEHGAQYHVYRLVKD is encoded by the exons ATGGACGGGGATGCGGAGGGCGTGTGGAGCCCAGATATCGAGCAGAGCTTCCAGGAGGCCCTCGCCATCTACCCTCCCTGTGGCAGGAGAAAAATCATCCTGTCAGATGAGGGAAAGATGTATG GTCGCAATGAATTGATAGCAAGGTACATCAAGCTGAGGACAGGCAAAACCCGCACAAGAAAACAG GTGTCTAGTCACATACAGGTGTTAGCACGGAAGAAAGTTCGCGAATACCAGGCGAGTATAAAG GATCAGGCGTCTAAAGACAAAGCCCTGCAGAACATGGCAGCACTGTCATCTGCACAAATCGTCTCCCCGAGTATGATAAAAAATCACCTTCCACCACTGCCTCCTGCACCCTACCAGTCAGCCAGA TTCTGGCCTCCACCAATCCCAGGACAGCCTGGACCCTCTCAGGA GCTGGTTCTAGATCTCAACCCGGGAAGGACTCCTGGGCTTGACCGCACCAGCCATGC TATCAAACCATTTGCACAGCCACCATACCCAAGCCTATCAGGTCCTGTTCCACAGTCCATACCAA gttaTGAGCCCTTGGCACCTCCTCCTGGACCAACTGCTACTGCAGTGCCAGTATGGCAGGACCGGACTATTGCCTCCTCTAAGTTGCGGATGCTGGAGTACTCAGCCTTCATGGAGGTCCAGAGAGACCCAGACAAT TACAGCAAACATCTGTTTGTCCACATTGGACAGACCAACCCTTCCTACAGCGACCCGCTCCTCGAGGCTGTGGACATTCGGCAGATCTACGATAAGTTCCCTGAGAAGAAGGGCGGCCTCAAAGAGCTTTATGAGAAAGGCCCTCAGAATGCTTTCTTCCTAGTTAAATTCTGG GCGGACCTGAACAGTAGTGGCATGCAGGATGGGCCTGGTTCTTTCTATGGCGTCAGCAGCCAGTACAGCAGCATTGAGAACATGACGATCACTGTTTCAACCAAAGTCTGCTCATTCGGCAAACAGGTTGTCGAGAAAGTAGAG ACAGAATATGCCCGTCTGGAGGGAGGAAAGTGTGTTTACAGGATCCATCGCTCTCCCATGTGCGAGTACATGATCAACTTTATCCACAAACTAAAACACTTGcctgaaaaatacatgatgAACAGTGTTCTTGAAAACTTCACTATTTTACAG GTGGTGACAAACCGCGACACCCAGGAGACCTTGCTCTGTATAGCATTTGTTTTTGAGGTTTCAACAAGTGAACATGGAGCTCAGTATCATGTCTACAGACTTGTTAAAGACTAA
- the tead3b gene encoding TEA domain family member 3 b isoform X5 has protein sequence MDGDAEGVWSPDIEQSFQEALAIYPPCGRRKIILSDEGKMYGRNELIARYIKLRTGKTRTRKQVSSHIQVLARKKVREYQASIKAMNLDQASKDKALQNMAALSSAQIVSPSMIKNHLPPLPPAPYQSARFWPPPIPGQPGPSQELVLDLNPGRTPGLDRTSHAIKPFAQPPYPSLSGPVPQSIPSYEPLAPPPGPTATAVPVWQDRTIASSKLRMLEYSAFMEVQRDPDNYSKHLFVHIGQTNPSYSDPLLEAVDIRQIYDKFPEKKGGLKELYEKGPQNAFFLVKFWADLNSSGMQDGPGSFYGVSSQYSSIENMTITVSTKVCSFGKQVVEKVETEYARLEGGKCVYRIHRSPMCEYMINFIHKLKHLPEKYMMNSVLENFTILQVVTNRDTQETLLCIAFVFEVSTSEHGAQYHVYRLVKD, from the exons ATGGACGGGGATGCGGAGGGCGTGTGGAGCCCAGATATCGAGCAGAGCTTCCAGGAGGCCCTCGCCATCTACCCTCCCTGTGGCAGGAGAAAAATCATCCTGTCAGATGAGGGAAAGATGTATG GTCGCAATGAATTGATAGCAAGGTACATCAAGCTGAGGACAGGCAAAACCCGCACAAGAAAACAG GTGTCTAGTCACATACAGGTGTTAGCACGGAAGAAAGTTCGCGAATACCAGGCGAGTATAAAG GCGATGAATTTG GATCAGGCGTCTAAAGACAAAGCCCTGCAGAACATGGCAGCACTGTCATCTGCACAAATCGTCTCCCCGAGTATGATAAAAAATCACCTTCCACCACTGCCTCCTGCACCCTACCAGTCAGCCAGA TTCTGGCCTCCACCAATCCCAGGACAGCCTGGACCCTCTCAGGA GCTGGTTCTAGATCTCAACCCGGGAAGGACTCCTGGGCTTGACCGCACCAGCCATGC TATCAAACCATTTGCACAGCCACCATACCCAAGCCTATCAGGTCCTGTTCCACAGTCCATACCAA gttaTGAGCCCTTGGCACCTCCTCCTGGACCAACTGCTACTGCAGTGCCAGTATGGCAGGACCGGACTATTGCCTCCTCTAAGTTGCGGATGCTGGAGTACTCAGCCTTCATGGAGGTCCAGAGAGACCCAGACAAT TACAGCAAACATCTGTTTGTCCACATTGGACAGACCAACCCTTCCTACAGCGACCCGCTCCTCGAGGCTGTGGACATTCGGCAGATCTACGATAAGTTCCCTGAGAAGAAGGGCGGCCTCAAAGAGCTTTATGAGAAAGGCCCTCAGAATGCTTTCTTCCTAGTTAAATTCTGG GCGGACCTGAACAGTAGTGGCATGCAGGATGGGCCTGGTTCTTTCTATGGCGTCAGCAGCCAGTACAGCAGCATTGAGAACATGACGATCACTGTTTCAACCAAAGTCTGCTCATTCGGCAAACAGGTTGTCGAGAAAGTAGAG ACAGAATATGCCCGTCTGGAGGGAGGAAAGTGTGTTTACAGGATCCATCGCTCTCCCATGTGCGAGTACATGATCAACTTTATCCACAAACTAAAACACTTGcctgaaaaatacatgatgAACAGTGTTCTTGAAAACTTCACTATTTTACAG GTGGTGACAAACCGCGACACCCAGGAGACCTTGCTCTGTATAGCATTTGTTTTTGAGGTTTCAACAAGTGAACATGGAGCTCAGTATCATGTCTACAGACTTGTTAAAGACTAA
- the tead3b gene encoding TEA domain family member 3 b isoform X2: MDGDAEGVWSPDIEQSFQEALAIYPPCGRRKIILSDEGKMYGRNELIARYIKLRTGKTRTRKQVSSHIQVLARKKVREYQASIKVSSHLQVLARRKSREIQSKLKDQASKDKALQNMAALSSAQIVSPSMIKNHLPPLPPAPYQSARFWPPPIPGQPGPSQELVLDLNPGRTPGLDRTSHAIKPFAQPPYPSLSGPVPQSIPSYEPLAPPPGPTATAVPVWQDRTIASSKLRMLEYSAFMEVQRDPDNYSKHLFVHIGQTNPSYSDPLLEAVDIRQIYDKFPEKKGGLKELYEKGPQNAFFLVKFWADLNSSGMQDGPGSFYGVSSQYSSIENMTITVSTKVCSFGKQVVEKVETEYARLEGGKCVYRIHRSPMCEYMINFIHKLKHLPEKYMMNSVLENFTILQVVTNRDTQETLLCIAFVFEVSTSEHGAQYHVYRLVKD, from the exons ATGGACGGGGATGCGGAGGGCGTGTGGAGCCCAGATATCGAGCAGAGCTTCCAGGAGGCCCTCGCCATCTACCCTCCCTGTGGCAGGAGAAAAATCATCCTGTCAGATGAGGGAAAGATGTATG GTCGCAATGAATTGATAGCAAGGTACATCAAGCTGAGGACAGGCAAAACCCGCACAAGAAAACAG GTGTCTAGTCACATACAGGTGTTAGCACGGAAGAAAGTTCGCGAATACCAGGCGAGTATAAAG GTTTCTAGCCACTTGCAGGTTCTCGCCCGAAGAAAATCTCGCGAGATCCAGTCAAAGCTAAAG GATCAGGCGTCTAAAGACAAAGCCCTGCAGAACATGGCAGCACTGTCATCTGCACAAATCGTCTCCCCGAGTATGATAAAAAATCACCTTCCACCACTGCCTCCTGCACCCTACCAGTCAGCCAGA TTCTGGCCTCCACCAATCCCAGGACAGCCTGGACCCTCTCAGGA GCTGGTTCTAGATCTCAACCCGGGAAGGACTCCTGGGCTTGACCGCACCAGCCATGC TATCAAACCATTTGCACAGCCACCATACCCAAGCCTATCAGGTCCTGTTCCACAGTCCATACCAA gttaTGAGCCCTTGGCACCTCCTCCTGGACCAACTGCTACTGCAGTGCCAGTATGGCAGGACCGGACTATTGCCTCCTCTAAGTTGCGGATGCTGGAGTACTCAGCCTTCATGGAGGTCCAGAGAGACCCAGACAAT TACAGCAAACATCTGTTTGTCCACATTGGACAGACCAACCCTTCCTACAGCGACCCGCTCCTCGAGGCTGTGGACATTCGGCAGATCTACGATAAGTTCCCTGAGAAGAAGGGCGGCCTCAAAGAGCTTTATGAGAAAGGCCCTCAGAATGCTTTCTTCCTAGTTAAATTCTGG GCGGACCTGAACAGTAGTGGCATGCAGGATGGGCCTGGTTCTTTCTATGGCGTCAGCAGCCAGTACAGCAGCATTGAGAACATGACGATCACTGTTTCAACCAAAGTCTGCTCATTCGGCAAACAGGTTGTCGAGAAAGTAGAG ACAGAATATGCCCGTCTGGAGGGAGGAAAGTGTGTTTACAGGATCCATCGCTCTCCCATGTGCGAGTACATGATCAACTTTATCCACAAACTAAAACACTTGcctgaaaaatacatgatgAACAGTGTTCTTGAAAACTTCACTATTTTACAG GTGGTGACAAACCGCGACACCCAGGAGACCTTGCTCTGTATAGCATTTGTTTTTGAGGTTTCAACAAGTGAACATGGAGCTCAGTATCATGTCTACAGACTTGTTAAAGACTAA
- the tead3b gene encoding TEA domain family member 3 b isoform X1: protein MDGDAEGVWSPDIEQSFQEALAIYPPCGRRKIILSDEGKMYGRNELIARYIKLRTGKTRTRKQVSSHIQVLARKKVREYQASIKVSSHLQVLARRKSREIQSKLKAMNLDQASKDKALQNMAALSSAQIVSPSMIKNHLPPLPPAPYQSARFWPPPIPGQPGPSQELVLDLNPGRTPGLDRTSHAIKPFAQPPYPSLSGPVPQSIPSYEPLAPPPGPTATAVPVWQDRTIASSKLRMLEYSAFMEVQRDPDNYSKHLFVHIGQTNPSYSDPLLEAVDIRQIYDKFPEKKGGLKELYEKGPQNAFFLVKFWADLNSSGMQDGPGSFYGVSSQYSSIENMTITVSTKVCSFGKQVVEKVETEYARLEGGKCVYRIHRSPMCEYMINFIHKLKHLPEKYMMNSVLENFTILQVVTNRDTQETLLCIAFVFEVSTSEHGAQYHVYRLVKD, encoded by the exons ATGGACGGGGATGCGGAGGGCGTGTGGAGCCCAGATATCGAGCAGAGCTTCCAGGAGGCCCTCGCCATCTACCCTCCCTGTGGCAGGAGAAAAATCATCCTGTCAGATGAGGGAAAGATGTATG GTCGCAATGAATTGATAGCAAGGTACATCAAGCTGAGGACAGGCAAAACCCGCACAAGAAAACAG GTGTCTAGTCACATACAGGTGTTAGCACGGAAGAAAGTTCGCGAATACCAGGCGAGTATAAAG GTTTCTAGCCACTTGCAGGTTCTCGCCCGAAGAAAATCTCGCGAGATCCAGTCAAAGCTAAAG GCGATGAATTTG GATCAGGCGTCTAAAGACAAAGCCCTGCAGAACATGGCAGCACTGTCATCTGCACAAATCGTCTCCCCGAGTATGATAAAAAATCACCTTCCACCACTGCCTCCTGCACCCTACCAGTCAGCCAGA TTCTGGCCTCCACCAATCCCAGGACAGCCTGGACCCTCTCAGGA GCTGGTTCTAGATCTCAACCCGGGAAGGACTCCTGGGCTTGACCGCACCAGCCATGC TATCAAACCATTTGCACAGCCACCATACCCAAGCCTATCAGGTCCTGTTCCACAGTCCATACCAA gttaTGAGCCCTTGGCACCTCCTCCTGGACCAACTGCTACTGCAGTGCCAGTATGGCAGGACCGGACTATTGCCTCCTCTAAGTTGCGGATGCTGGAGTACTCAGCCTTCATGGAGGTCCAGAGAGACCCAGACAAT TACAGCAAACATCTGTTTGTCCACATTGGACAGACCAACCCTTCCTACAGCGACCCGCTCCTCGAGGCTGTGGACATTCGGCAGATCTACGATAAGTTCCCTGAGAAGAAGGGCGGCCTCAAAGAGCTTTATGAGAAAGGCCCTCAGAATGCTTTCTTCCTAGTTAAATTCTGG GCGGACCTGAACAGTAGTGGCATGCAGGATGGGCCTGGTTCTTTCTATGGCGTCAGCAGCCAGTACAGCAGCATTGAGAACATGACGATCACTGTTTCAACCAAAGTCTGCTCATTCGGCAAACAGGTTGTCGAGAAAGTAGAG ACAGAATATGCCCGTCTGGAGGGAGGAAAGTGTGTTTACAGGATCCATCGCTCTCCCATGTGCGAGTACATGATCAACTTTATCCACAAACTAAAACACTTGcctgaaaaatacatgatgAACAGTGTTCTTGAAAACTTCACTATTTTACAG GTGGTGACAAACCGCGACACCCAGGAGACCTTGCTCTGTATAGCATTTGTTTTTGAGGTTTCAACAAGTGAACATGGAGCTCAGTATCATGTCTACAGACTTGTTAAAGACTAA
- the tead3b gene encoding TEA domain family member 3 b isoform X3 has product MDGDAEGVWSPDIEQSFQEALAIYPPCGRRKIILSDEGKMYGRNELIARYIKLRTGKTRTRKQVSSHIQVLARKKVREYQASIKVSSHLQVLARRKSREIQSKLKAMNLDQASKDKALQNMAALSSAQIVSPSMIKNHLPPLPPAPYQSARFWPPPIPGQPGPSQDIKPFAQPPYPSLSGPVPQSIPSYEPLAPPPGPTATAVPVWQDRTIASSKLRMLEYSAFMEVQRDPDNYSKHLFVHIGQTNPSYSDPLLEAVDIRQIYDKFPEKKGGLKELYEKGPQNAFFLVKFWADLNSSGMQDGPGSFYGVSSQYSSIENMTITVSTKVCSFGKQVVEKVETEYARLEGGKCVYRIHRSPMCEYMINFIHKLKHLPEKYMMNSVLENFTILQVVTNRDTQETLLCIAFVFEVSTSEHGAQYHVYRLVKD; this is encoded by the exons ATGGACGGGGATGCGGAGGGCGTGTGGAGCCCAGATATCGAGCAGAGCTTCCAGGAGGCCCTCGCCATCTACCCTCCCTGTGGCAGGAGAAAAATCATCCTGTCAGATGAGGGAAAGATGTATG GTCGCAATGAATTGATAGCAAGGTACATCAAGCTGAGGACAGGCAAAACCCGCACAAGAAAACAG GTGTCTAGTCACATACAGGTGTTAGCACGGAAGAAAGTTCGCGAATACCAGGCGAGTATAAAG GTTTCTAGCCACTTGCAGGTTCTCGCCCGAAGAAAATCTCGCGAGATCCAGTCAAAGCTAAAG GCGATGAATTTG GATCAGGCGTCTAAAGACAAAGCCCTGCAGAACATGGCAGCACTGTCATCTGCACAAATCGTCTCCCCGAGTATGATAAAAAATCACCTTCCACCACTGCCTCCTGCACCCTACCAGTCAGCCAGA TTCTGGCCTCCACCAATCCCAGGACAGCCTGGACCCTCTCAGGA TATCAAACCATTTGCACAGCCACCATACCCAAGCCTATCAGGTCCTGTTCCACAGTCCATACCAA gttaTGAGCCCTTGGCACCTCCTCCTGGACCAACTGCTACTGCAGTGCCAGTATGGCAGGACCGGACTATTGCCTCCTCTAAGTTGCGGATGCTGGAGTACTCAGCCTTCATGGAGGTCCAGAGAGACCCAGACAAT TACAGCAAACATCTGTTTGTCCACATTGGACAGACCAACCCTTCCTACAGCGACCCGCTCCTCGAGGCTGTGGACATTCGGCAGATCTACGATAAGTTCCCTGAGAAGAAGGGCGGCCTCAAAGAGCTTTATGAGAAAGGCCCTCAGAATGCTTTCTTCCTAGTTAAATTCTGG GCGGACCTGAACAGTAGTGGCATGCAGGATGGGCCTGGTTCTTTCTATGGCGTCAGCAGCCAGTACAGCAGCATTGAGAACATGACGATCACTGTTTCAACCAAAGTCTGCTCATTCGGCAAACAGGTTGTCGAGAAAGTAGAG ACAGAATATGCCCGTCTGGAGGGAGGAAAGTGTGTTTACAGGATCCATCGCTCTCCCATGTGCGAGTACATGATCAACTTTATCCACAAACTAAAACACTTGcctgaaaaatacatgatgAACAGTGTTCTTGAAAACTTCACTATTTTACAG GTGGTGACAAACCGCGACACCCAGGAGACCTTGCTCTGTATAGCATTTGTTTTTGAGGTTTCAACAAGTGAACATGGAGCTCAGTATCATGTCTACAGACTTGTTAAAGACTAA
- the tead3b gene encoding TEA domain family member 3 b isoform X8 → MDGDAEGVWSPDIEQSFQEALAIYPPCGRRKIILSDEGKMYGRNELIARYIKLRTGKTRTRKQVSSHLQVLARRKSREIQSKLKDQASKDKALQNMAALSSAQIVSPSMIKNHLPPLPPAPYQSARFWPPPIPGQPGPSQDIKPFAQPPYPSLSGPVPQSIPSYEPLAPPPGPTATAVPVWQDRTIASSKLRMLEYSAFMEVQRDPDNYSKHLFVHIGQTNPSYSDPLLEAVDIRQIYDKFPEKKGGLKELYEKGPQNAFFLVKFWADLNSSGMQDGPGSFYGVSSQYSSIENMTITVSTKVCSFGKQVVEKVETEYARLEGGKCVYRIHRSPMCEYMINFIHKLKHLPEKYMMNSVLENFTILQVVTNRDTQETLLCIAFVFEVSTSEHGAQYHVYRLVKD, encoded by the exons ATGGACGGGGATGCGGAGGGCGTGTGGAGCCCAGATATCGAGCAGAGCTTCCAGGAGGCCCTCGCCATCTACCCTCCCTGTGGCAGGAGAAAAATCATCCTGTCAGATGAGGGAAAGATGTATG GTCGCAATGAATTGATAGCAAGGTACATCAAGCTGAGGACAGGCAAAACCCGCACAAGAAAACAG GTTTCTAGCCACTTGCAGGTTCTCGCCCGAAGAAAATCTCGCGAGATCCAGTCAAAGCTAAAG GATCAGGCGTCTAAAGACAAAGCCCTGCAGAACATGGCAGCACTGTCATCTGCACAAATCGTCTCCCCGAGTATGATAAAAAATCACCTTCCACCACTGCCTCCTGCACCCTACCAGTCAGCCAGA TTCTGGCCTCCACCAATCCCAGGACAGCCTGGACCCTCTCAGGA TATCAAACCATTTGCACAGCCACCATACCCAAGCCTATCAGGTCCTGTTCCACAGTCCATACCAA gttaTGAGCCCTTGGCACCTCCTCCTGGACCAACTGCTACTGCAGTGCCAGTATGGCAGGACCGGACTATTGCCTCCTCTAAGTTGCGGATGCTGGAGTACTCAGCCTTCATGGAGGTCCAGAGAGACCCAGACAAT TACAGCAAACATCTGTTTGTCCACATTGGACAGACCAACCCTTCCTACAGCGACCCGCTCCTCGAGGCTGTGGACATTCGGCAGATCTACGATAAGTTCCCTGAGAAGAAGGGCGGCCTCAAAGAGCTTTATGAGAAAGGCCCTCAGAATGCTTTCTTCCTAGTTAAATTCTGG GCGGACCTGAACAGTAGTGGCATGCAGGATGGGCCTGGTTCTTTCTATGGCGTCAGCAGCCAGTACAGCAGCATTGAGAACATGACGATCACTGTTTCAACCAAAGTCTGCTCATTCGGCAAACAGGTTGTCGAGAAAGTAGAG ACAGAATATGCCCGTCTGGAGGGAGGAAAGTGTGTTTACAGGATCCATCGCTCTCCCATGTGCGAGTACATGATCAACTTTATCCACAAACTAAAACACTTGcctgaaaaatacatgatgAACAGTGTTCTTGAAAACTTCACTATTTTACAG GTGGTGACAAACCGCGACACCCAGGAGACCTTGCTCTGTATAGCATTTGTTTTTGAGGTTTCAACAAGTGAACATGGAGCTCAGTATCATGTCTACAGACTTGTTAAAGACTAA
- the tead3b gene encoding TEA domain family member 3 b isoform X6, whose translation MDGDAEGVWSPDIEQSFQEALAIYPPCGRRKIILSDEGKMYGRNELIARYIKLRTGKTRTRKQVSSHLQVLARRKSREIQSKLKDQASKDKALQNMAALSSAQIVSPSMIKNHLPPLPPAPYQSARFWPPPIPGQPGPSQELVLDLNPGRTPGLDRTSHAIKPFAQPPYPSLSGPVPQSIPSYEPLAPPPGPTATAVPVWQDRTIASSKLRMLEYSAFMEVQRDPDNYSKHLFVHIGQTNPSYSDPLLEAVDIRQIYDKFPEKKGGLKELYEKGPQNAFFLVKFWADLNSSGMQDGPGSFYGVSSQYSSIENMTITVSTKVCSFGKQVVEKVETEYARLEGGKCVYRIHRSPMCEYMINFIHKLKHLPEKYMMNSVLENFTILQVVTNRDTQETLLCIAFVFEVSTSEHGAQYHVYRLVKD comes from the exons ATGGACGGGGATGCGGAGGGCGTGTGGAGCCCAGATATCGAGCAGAGCTTCCAGGAGGCCCTCGCCATCTACCCTCCCTGTGGCAGGAGAAAAATCATCCTGTCAGATGAGGGAAAGATGTATG GTCGCAATGAATTGATAGCAAGGTACATCAAGCTGAGGACAGGCAAAACCCGCACAAGAAAACAG GTTTCTAGCCACTTGCAGGTTCTCGCCCGAAGAAAATCTCGCGAGATCCAGTCAAAGCTAAAG GATCAGGCGTCTAAAGACAAAGCCCTGCAGAACATGGCAGCACTGTCATCTGCACAAATCGTCTCCCCGAGTATGATAAAAAATCACCTTCCACCACTGCCTCCTGCACCCTACCAGTCAGCCAGA TTCTGGCCTCCACCAATCCCAGGACAGCCTGGACCCTCTCAGGA GCTGGTTCTAGATCTCAACCCGGGAAGGACTCCTGGGCTTGACCGCACCAGCCATGC TATCAAACCATTTGCACAGCCACCATACCCAAGCCTATCAGGTCCTGTTCCACAGTCCATACCAA gttaTGAGCCCTTGGCACCTCCTCCTGGACCAACTGCTACTGCAGTGCCAGTATGGCAGGACCGGACTATTGCCTCCTCTAAGTTGCGGATGCTGGAGTACTCAGCCTTCATGGAGGTCCAGAGAGACCCAGACAAT TACAGCAAACATCTGTTTGTCCACATTGGACAGACCAACCCTTCCTACAGCGACCCGCTCCTCGAGGCTGTGGACATTCGGCAGATCTACGATAAGTTCCCTGAGAAGAAGGGCGGCCTCAAAGAGCTTTATGAGAAAGGCCCTCAGAATGCTTTCTTCCTAGTTAAATTCTGG GCGGACCTGAACAGTAGTGGCATGCAGGATGGGCCTGGTTCTTTCTATGGCGTCAGCAGCCAGTACAGCAGCATTGAGAACATGACGATCACTGTTTCAACCAAAGTCTGCTCATTCGGCAAACAGGTTGTCGAGAAAGTAGAG ACAGAATATGCCCGTCTGGAGGGAGGAAAGTGTGTTTACAGGATCCATCGCTCTCCCATGTGCGAGTACATGATCAACTTTATCCACAAACTAAAACACTTGcctgaaaaatacatgatgAACAGTGTTCTTGAAAACTTCACTATTTTACAG GTGGTGACAAACCGCGACACCCAGGAGACCTTGCTCTGTATAGCATTTGTTTTTGAGGTTTCAACAAGTGAACATGGAGCTCAGTATCATGTCTACAGACTTGTTAAAGACTAA